DNA from Bradyrhizobium japonicum USDA 6:
GGCCTCGACGTCGTCCTGATCGACCGCGACCAAGAGAGCGCCGACAAGGGCAAGGCGCATGCGCAGAAGGTGATCGAGGAGCAGATCAAGAAGGGCCGCGCCAAGCCGGGTGATGCCGAAGCGCTGCTCGCGCGCATTACGCCGACTGCGGACTATGCGGCACTGAAGGACGTCGACCTCGTCATCGAGGCCGTGTTCGAGGATCGCAAGGTCAAGGCTGAGACGTTTGCCAAGGCGCAGGAATATCTGAAGCCGGACGTGATCTTCGCGTCGAACACCTCGACGCTGCCGATCACCTCGCTGGCCGAGGGTTTCAAGGAACAGGGCAAGTTCGTCGGTATCCACTTCTTCTCGCCGGTCGAGAAGATGATGCTGGTCGAGATCATCAAAGGCAAGAACACCGGCGACGTCGCGCTCGCGACCGCGCTCGACTACGTCCGGCAGATCGGCAAGACGCCGATCGTCGTCAACGACAGCCGCGGCTTCTTCGCCAATCGCTGCGTTGGCCGCTACGTCGCCGAAGGCAACGAGATGTTCCTGGAGGGCGTGCCGCCGGCGATGATCGAGAACTGCGCCAAGATGGCCGGCATGCCGGTCGGTCCGCTCTCGCTCTCAGACGAAGTCGCACTCGACCTCGGCCTCAAGATCATGAAGGCGACGGAAGCCGATCTCGGCCCGAACGCCATCAACCCCGATCAGAAGAAGCTGATGGTGGAGATGGTCGAGAACCAGGGCCGTCTCGGCCGCAAGAACAGCAAGGGCTTCTACGACTACCCCGAGAAGGGCAAGGGTCAGAAGAGCCTGTGGCCAGGGCTGTCAGCGCTGCAGCCGAAGCAGCTCGACCCTGACACGCTCGACATCGAGGAGCTGAAGCAGCGCTTCCTGGTGGTGCAGGCTGTGGAAGCCGCGCGCACGGTCGAGGACCACGTCATCACCGACCCGCGCGAGGCGGATGTCGGCTCGATCCTCGGCTTCGGCTTCGCGCCGTTCACCGGCGGCACGCTGTCCTACATCGACTTCATGGGCACGAAGAAATTCGTCGAGCTCTGCCACAAGCTGGAGGCGAAGTACGGCTCGCGTTTCACCCCGCCGAAGCTTCTCGAGGAGATGGCCGCGAAGGGAGAA
Protein-coding regions in this window:
- a CDS encoding FAD-dependent oxidoreductase, producing MAYKNFKVETDSDGIALVTWDIPGRSMNVLDETSTSELDAIVKETTADAAVKGVVITSAKEAFCAGADLSMLEGMNQAYAKVLKEQDETAANQMLFDQSRRFSQVLRSIETSGKPWAAAINGLALGGGFEITLCCHYRVAAENPKTRLGLPEVKVGLFPGAGGTQRVPRLVPPQDAMTILLKGDPVTVEKAKALNLIHAIVPAADLVKAAKDWIKGGGKAVAPWDEKGFKLPGGPVFSKAGMMMFPAGNAIYRRETYDNYPAARAIMSCVYEGLQLPIDAALRVESRYFTSVLRSKEAAAMIRSLFLSMQELNKGARRPKDVAPTKVKKIAVIGAGFMGASVGYVSARAGLDVVLIDRDQESADKGKAHAQKVIEEQIKKGRAKPGDAEALLARITPTADYAALKDVDLVIEAVFEDRKVKAETFAKAQEYLKPDVIFASNTSTLPITSLAEGFKEQGKFVGIHFFSPVEKMMLVEIIKGKNTGDVALATALDYVRQIGKTPIVVNDSRGFFANRCVGRYVAEGNEMFLEGVPPAMIENCAKMAGMPVGPLSLSDEVALDLGLKIMKATEADLGPNAINPDQKKLMVEMVENQGRLGRKNSKGFYDYPEKGKGQKSLWPGLSALQPKQLDPDTLDIEELKQRFLVVQAVEAARTVEDHVITDPREADVGSILGFGFAPFTGGTLSYIDFMGTKKFVELCHKLEAKYGSRFTPPKLLEEMAAKGETFYGRFAPKKAAA